The sequence below is a genomic window from Streptomyces sp. V1I1.
GGGTCGTCGTCTTGCCCGCGCCGTTCGGTCCGACCAGGCCGATGAACTTGCCGGCGGGGAGTGTCAGATCGATGCCGGCGACCGCGATCTGCTCGCCGAACCGCTTCCACAGCCCCTCAACGCGAACGGCGGGCGGCGCTGTGTGCGCTCCGCCCGCCTTTGTGGCTCCAATTGCCTGGTCCGGCATGGTGCCCTGCCTTTCGATGTCCCCGTGTCTGTACGGGTCCACCTTATGTACGGCACGCCCTATCTACGGCGTGTTCGTTCAGCTGCCGCCTCCCGCCCACATGCGTACGCCAGCGGACTGATCAACTCGTCCGAGTCCGGCAGCCAGCGGTTGGCGGAGGTGGGGCGGCGCGCCCACTGCACCGCGCCATGGCCGCCGATGCGGGTCGGCGGGGCCGCGACATAGTGGCCCTGGCCGCGCGCGATCAGATCGATGGAGCTCGGCGCCCAGCCCAGGGTGCGGATCAGATCGGGGACCTTGAGAGCGGCTCCGGGCAGTACGAAGAACAGCATCCGGCGGTTGGGGGTGCAGGTCACCGGACCGAGAGGGAGGCCCATCCGCTCCAGCCGCGCCAGTGCCAGGAAGCCCGCGGACTCGGGGACGTCGATGGCGTCGAAGGTGCGGCCCGTCGGCAGCAGGATCGACGCCTTCGGCTGCTTCGACCACAGCCGGCGGGCCGCGGTCGCGCTCCCGGTCGCCTGGTTCGCCCAGTCCGGCCTGGCCGGGTGGGCGCCGGGCGAGGCGCATGCGACGTCGCCGCACGAGCAGTGTTCTCTGCCGTCCACCGCCTCGAGCCAGGTGCCGGGGAACACGTCCCAATGCCGCTCTTCCGCGTACCGCACGGCATGGTCCAGCTGCTGCTCACCTCGCTGCTGGGGGATCTGCGCGGCTTCCATGACTCCGATGGTCTCTTCCACGACACACTCAACTACCGCCGTCACCTTGGGTTACGGGCGTGCCGTGGCGGGGCGCGAAGCATCGATCCTGCACGCGGGGCGCACGGGTGCACGGGTGGGGGCGCGCATGAGGCCGGACCGCGGCGGGCGGGTAGGCACTCGCAGGGGGTCACGCCGATTCCCGGGAAAAACCGACGAACTCGCTCCAAGTCTGCATTCTCCGTATATCAGCCGGGCAGTGATCAATTCATTGATCACGCGGCCTCAGGGGGTAGTCATGGCAGCCAGGCCTCTCGTCGCCCGACAACCGAACGAACGGTTGCAGGCGCTCATTCAGGAAGCCGGGTGTTCCAACGCCGGCCTCGCCCGCCGAGTCAACATTGTCGGCGCGGAGCGGGGGTTGGACCTGCGCTACGACAAGACATCGGTGGCGCGCTGGCTGCGCGGGCAGCAGCCGCGCGGCCGGGCGCCGGGAATCATCGCGGAGGCGCTCGGCCGCAAACTCGGCCGTACGGTCACGATCGACGAAATCGGCATGGCGAACGGCAAGAACCTGGCGTCGGGCGTCGGACTGCAGTTCTCGCCGACCGTGCTCGGCGCGATCGAGCAGGTCTGCGAGCTGTGGCGCAGCGACGTCGGCCGCCGCGACTTCCTGTCCGGGGCGGCAGTCGCCGCGTCCGCGCTGGTCGAGCCGAGCCGCGACTGGCTGATCACCGGCGCGGACACGCAGGTGGCGCGTACGGCAGGGGCGCGGGTCGGGGTCTCGGACGTCGAAGCGGTACGGGCGATGACGACAGCCTTGACCGAGTTGGACCACCGCTTCGGCAGCGGGCACGTCCGTCCGGTCCTCGTGCACTACCTGAACAGCGTGGTCTCCGGTCTCCTTTCGGGGTCGTACCGCGAATCGGTCGGCCGCGAACTGTTCGCGGCGGTGGCCCGGTTGACGGAGCTCGCCGGTTACATGGCCGTCGACACCGGCCAGCCCGGGCTCGCTCAGCGCTACTACATCCAGGCTCTGCGCCTCGCCCAGGCGGCGGGCGACCGTGGTTACGGCGGGTATGTGCTGGCGGCCTCCATGAGCCACCTCGCGGCGCAGCTGGGGAACCCCCGGGAGATCGCCCAGCTGGCGCGGGCCGCGCAGGAAGGAGCGCGGGGGCACGTCACCCCGAGGGCCGAGGCGATGTTCTTCGCGGCAGAGGCGCGCGGGCACGCCCTGCTCGGCGACGCCCGCACCTGCCACGAGGTGGCGGGCAAGGCGCTCGCCGCGCTGGAGCGGGCCGAGCCGTCGGCGGGGGACGATCCGGTGTGGATCGCCCACTTCGACCACGCCTATCTCGCGGACGAGCTGGCGCACTGCTACCGCGACCTGGGCCAGGCGGAGGCGGCCGCGCACCACGCGTCCCACGCGCTGGACGGCCACCCCGAGTCGAGGGCCAGGCGCCGGGCGATCGGCCTCGTCCTGCTGGCCACGGCCCAGGTCCAGCAGCGCGAGGTGGAACAGGCCTGCCACACGGGCACGCGCGCGGTCGAACTGCTGGGGACGCTGCGCTCGAGCCGGGGCGCGGAGTATCTGGAAGACCTCCAGCAGCGGCTCGAGCCGTACGAGGACGAGTCGGCGGTGCGGGACTTCGGGGCGCGGCTGGAGCTCCAGGCGGCCTAGGGGAGCTGCGCCCCCGGACCCCTTCCGCCGCTCATCGTCGGCCGACCTTTAACAGCGTCTTGAGGAGGCTTCTTGTTACCACTCCCACACGTGTGTGCGGAGCCCCTGACGTACCCGGTAGCGTGAGCCGACGATTCCGTAGGTCCACACGTAGGAGTCCCGGTGACGCAAAACGGACAGGGTGACGAGCAGCCGCCTGCTGCGCGGCCCGCGTACGAAGGCGTCGTGCTGCCCGCCGACGGAAGTGAGCCCTGGGTTCCAGGCGTCTCCGACGCCCAGGTGGCTCCGGCGGGCGGACAGCCGTGGGGTGAGCCGTGGGGACCGCAGCAGCAGCCGGGGCAGCCCGGGCCGCCGACTGACGGTGGCCCGGTCGCCCAGCACGGCTGGGGCGAGGCCCCCCAGGCGGGGGCGGGGTACGGCGCGCAGCCACTGCCGCCACAGGGACAGCCGCCGCAGGCGGGGTACGACGCGCTGCCGCCCGCGCAGGGCGGGTACGACGCGCTGCCGCCCGCGCAGGCGGGGTATGACGCGCTGCCGCCCGCGCAGGCGGGTTATGACGCGCTGCCGCCCGCGCAGGCGGGGTACGGACAGGCCTCGCAGGGCGGGCACGGTGCGCAGCCGCTGCCGCAGGCTCTGCCCCCGCAGGCCGTCCCCATGGGGGACTCCGACGCCACGCAGTACATCCCTCCCGTCGCGCCCGGGGCGCTGCCGCCCGAGGCTCCCGCCGAGTCGACGCAGTTCCTCGGGACCGGGCCCGCGCAGGCGCCCGCCCCGGGGCCCGACGCCGACGCCACGCAGTACATCCCGCCCGTGCCAGCCGCGCCCTCCGCCGCGCCCTTCGGGATCCGGCCGGGGACTCCCGGTGACCGGCAGCCGCCCGCGGAGTTCGACAGCCTCTTCCGTACGGACGCGCCCGCCGGCCAAACCCCGGACGCCACACAGCAGTTGCCCCGGTTCGAGACCCCGCGAGGGGTCGGCCGGCCGCCGCGCCGGCCGCAGTACCAGCAGCCGCAGTACCCACAGCCGCAGGCGCCGTACGAGCCGCAGGGTCCCGAGCACGAGCCGCGGCGGCGTAAGTCCTCGCACGTGCCCGTCATCGCCGCTGTCGTCGTCGGCTGTGCCGTCCTCGGGCTCGGCGTCAGCGCCGTCATGTTCGGCGGTGGCGGGGACGAGGAGAACGACCCCGGCGCCGGCAAGAACGTCGCCGCCACCTCCGATGCTCCCAGCGGCAGCCCCAAGGCCGCTGACGACCCCGCCAAGCCGCAGGCCGAGGCGCTCGACAAGCTCCTCGCCGACAGCAACAACAGCCGCGCCGCGGTCATCCGCTCGGTGGAGAACATCAAGCAGTGCAAGAACCTGGACCAGGCGGCCAGTGATCTGAGCGGGGCCGCGGAGCAGCGCCGCAGTCTGGTGACCCGCCTTGAGGGGCTCACCGTGGACAAGCTGCCCAGCCATGCCCAGCTGACCGCGTCGCTCACCAAGGCCTGGCAGGCGTCCGCATCGGCGGACGACCACTACGCGGCCTGGGCCAAGCAGGTCGAGGGCAAGAAGGGCTGCAAGGACGGCCGGGCGCGCAATACGGGACAGACCGCCCAGGCCAACCGCGCCAGCGGTGACGCGACCAAGGCCAAGAAGGAAGCCTCCGGGCTGTGGAACGCCATCGCCGGAAAGTACGGCCTCACCGAGCGGCGCAGCGACCAGCTGTAGGGGACGGCAGGAGACAGACGCGCGGCGTCAGCCGGACGTGACGGCGGAAGCCGACAGCGTCTTGCTGACGTCCACGAAGCCCTGCTTCTGGGCCACCAGCCGCCCGTCGCGCACCACTTGGAACGTCACGCTTCGGTTCACGATCCGCGGGAAGCCGGGCGTGCCGAGCATGTCCTCGTAGTCCCAGCGCAGGGTGGGAGTCAGCCCGCCGGTCGGCACCTGTACCCCGCTGTCCAGGGCGTGCGAGATCTTCCCCGCCGTGATGTCGTCC
It includes:
- a CDS encoding bifunctional DNA primase/polymerase; amino-acid sequence: MEAAQIPQQRGEQQLDHAVRYAEERHWDVFPGTWLEAVDGREHCSCGDVACASPGAHPARPDWANQATGSATAARRLWSKQPKASILLPTGRTFDAIDVPESAGFLALARLERMGLPLGPVTCTPNRRMLFFVLPGAALKVPDLIRTLGWAPSSIDLIARGQGHYVAAPPTRIGGHGAVQWARRPTSANRWLPDSDELISPLAYACGREAAAERTRRR
- a CDS encoding transcriptional regulator: MAARPLVARQPNERLQALIQEAGCSNAGLARRVNIVGAERGLDLRYDKTSVARWLRGQQPRGRAPGIIAEALGRKLGRTVTIDEIGMANGKNLASGVGLQFSPTVLGAIEQVCELWRSDVGRRDFLSGAAVAASALVEPSRDWLITGADTQVARTAGARVGVSDVEAVRAMTTALTELDHRFGSGHVRPVLVHYLNSVVSGLLSGSYRESVGRELFAAVARLTELAGYMAVDTGQPGLAQRYYIQALRLAQAAGDRGYGGYVLAASMSHLAAQLGNPREIAQLARAAQEGARGHVTPRAEAMFFAAEARGHALLGDARTCHEVAGKALAALERAEPSAGDDPVWIAHFDHAYLADELAHCYRDLGQAEAAAHHASHALDGHPESRARRRAIGLVLLATAQVQQREVEQACHTGTRAVELLGTLRSSRGAEYLEDLQQRLEPYEDESAVRDFGARLELQAA